Proteins encoded together in one Lysinibacillus sp. FSL K6-0232 window:
- a CDS encoding FecCD family ABC transporter permease — protein sequence MNKKFILFSVLLVFILIVSMTFAVMVGSVSVTPLYVWKVILSKLPFIHNFIESDWSRSQEIIIWQIRVPRVILAAIVGAGLAIAGAAIQALVRNSIADPYILGISSGAAVGATSVIILGAFSFLGMYALSVSAFLGSLFAIVLVFFLSRVGGRVSIFRLLLAGMAVSFILTAVSNFILMMAKQEGALKAVMFWMLGSLAGAKWTNIIIPAIVLLVVFALLWLHYRNLNLLLLGEEAAVTLGVNLQQFRIQLVLLVSLLTGVLVAVSGAIGFVGLIIPHIVRLIVGSNYKYVIPISALLGGIFLVWADAVARIIIAPQEMPIGIITAFCGGPFFIWLLRRNNYSFGEGD from the coding sequence ATGAATAAAAAGTTTATATTATTTTCTGTACTACTTGTTTTCATATTAATCGTTTCTATGACCTTTGCTGTAATGGTTGGGTCTGTATCTGTAACGCCATTATATGTTTGGAAGGTGATTCTTTCGAAGCTACCTTTTATACATAACTTTATAGAGTCTGATTGGAGCCGCTCACAGGAAATTATTATTTGGCAAATACGAGTGCCACGTGTCATACTGGCGGCTATTGTTGGAGCAGGCTTAGCAATTGCAGGTGCTGCTATTCAGGCGCTTGTGCGAAATTCTATTGCTGATCCTTATATTTTAGGTATTTCTTCAGGCGCAGCGGTGGGAGCAACCTCTGTTATTATTTTAGGTGCTTTTTCGTTTTTAGGTATGTATGCTCTTTCCGTATCCGCCTTTTTAGGGTCATTATTTGCTATTGTGCTTGTATTTTTTTTATCGCGTGTTGGAGGGCGTGTTTCTATCTTTCGTCTACTATTAGCAGGCATGGCGGTGTCCTTTATTTTAACAGCCGTTTCGAATTTTATTTTAATGATGGCAAAGCAAGAGGGTGCATTAAAGGCAGTGATGTTTTGGATGCTTGGTAGTTTAGCTGGTGCCAAATGGACAAATATTATCATTCCAGCTATCGTCCTTTTAGTAGTATTTGCTTTACTTTGGCTCCATTATCGAAACTTAAATTTACTATTATTGGGCGAAGAGGCTGCTGTCACATTAGGTGTCAACCTTCAGCAATTTCGTATACAGCTTGTCTTACTTGTTTCGTTATTAACAGGGGTACTTGTTGCTGTAAGCGGTGCTATTGGCTTTGTAGGATTAATCATTCCACATATTGTCCGATTAATTGTCGGGTCTAATTATAAATATGTTATACCCATTAGTGCCTTATTGGGCGGGATTTTCTTAGTTTGGGCAGATGCAGTGGCTCGAATTATTATTGCTCCTCAGGAAATGCCAATTGGTATTATTACTGCCTTTTGTGGCGGACCATTCTTTATTTGGCTACTCCGTCGTAACAATTATTCTTTTGGTGAAGGAGATTAA
- a CDS encoding biotin transporter BioY, translating to MATVTEHRHHKLRTVDIAYIGLFSTLMMVGANITSFIPFLVVGGVPITLQTFFAILSGLILGSRKGALACTVYMCIGLAGAPVFSRFGGGFGQILSPTFGFIVSYILLAFIAGLIVERSGTKMSYIVAALIAFIFNYVFGTNWMYFAYKLWASAPEGFTYKLAWLWMVPPLPKDVILSVFAGIFAYRLQKTLKIIPIK from the coding sequence ATGGCAACAGTTACAGAACACCGTCATCATAAATTAAGAACCGTAGATATCGCTTATATTGGCTTATTCTCTACACTAATGATGGTAGGTGCTAATATTACTTCCTTTATACCATTTTTAGTAGTGGGTGGTGTCCCAATCACACTGCAAACTTTCTTTGCCATTTTATCAGGTCTTATTCTTGGTAGTCGAAAAGGCGCGCTCGCTTGTACTGTCTATATGTGTATCGGATTAGCAGGAGCGCCTGTCTTTTCTCGCTTTGGTGGAGGCTTTGGGCAAATTTTAAGCCCTACTTTTGGTTTTATTGTGTCATATATTTTATTGGCATTTATTGCTGGTCTTATTGTCGAACGCAGTGGCACAAAAATGAGCTATATAGTGGCTGCGTTAATCGCCTTTATCTTTAATTATGTATTCGGCACAAATTGGATGTATTTTGCGTATAAGCTTTGGGCAAGCGCACCAGAAGGCTTTACATATAAATTAGCGTGGCTTTGGATGGTTCCACCACTACCAAAGGATGTTATCTTATCTGTCTTTGCAGGTATCTTTGCTTACCGATTACAAAAAACATTAAAAATTATTCCAATCAAATAA
- a CDS encoding NADPH-dependent FMN reductase — protein MKVVAIVGSIRKESYNMQLAQFIQKRYAEKFDLEVLSLKDLPMYNQDNENDPPQTVLDFKAKVKAADAVLWVTPEYNGTVPGVMVNAIDWLSRVDKVMIGKPSIIMGASMGNLGTVKAQLHLRDILFSPGVNSPLLSGNDVYIGAVHTKFDAEGNLTDEGTVKFLDVVMDNFIDWAKKYI, from the coding sequence GTGAAAGTAGTAGCCATCGTAGGTAGTATCCGTAAAGAATCTTATAATATGCAGTTAGCTCAATTTATTCAAAAACGTTATGCAGAAAAATTCGATCTTGAAGTTTTAAGTTTAAAAGATTTACCAATGTATAATCAAGATAACGAAAATGATCCACCACAAACAGTGCTTGATTTTAAAGCAAAAGTAAAAGCGGCAGATGCTGTGTTATGGGTAACACCAGAATATAATGGAACAGTTCCAGGTGTCATGGTCAATGCTATTGACTGGTTATCTCGTGTGGATAAAGTAATGATCGGTAAACCATCTATTATAATGGGTGCTTCTATGGGGAACTTAGGTACAGTTAAAGCTCAATTACATTTACGTGATATTTTATTCTCTCCTGGTGTCAATTCACCATTACTAAGTGGTAACGATGTTTATATTGGTGCTGTGCATACGAAATTTGATGCAGAAGGAAATTTAACGGATGAAGGAACTGTAAAATTCCTTGATGTTGTGATGGATAACTTTATTGACTGGGCAAAAAAATATATTTAA
- a CDS encoding nitroreductase family protein, with protein MEFSKLLDKRRSANNFVEGVKMTEADIRPILEDVKLAPSAFNLQHANYIVVLDEEMKEKVREAAYGQYKVHSASGVVLVLGDKEAYKHTAELSQGMVDLGIITACELDELVAENAKFYEDRGEAFMKEEAIRNASLSAMLFMLTAKNRGWDTCPMIGFDQQQMRALFNVPETHEIVLMITIGKEKESSRRLRGYRKPVEEFVTYY; from the coding sequence ATGGAATTTTCAAAGCTATTAGATAAGCGCCGTTCTGCGAATAATTTTGTAGAGGGTGTGAAGATGACTGAGGCAGATATACGTCCTATTCTAGAGGATGTCAAATTAGCACCATCAGCCTTTAACTTACAGCATGCCAATTATATTGTCGTATTAGATGAGGAAATGAAAGAAAAGGTACGAGAGGCGGCATATGGGCAATACAAGGTACATTCAGCTTCAGGTGTAGTCCTTGTATTAGGCGATAAAGAGGCATATAAACATACTGCTGAATTAAGTCAAGGTATGGTAGATTTAGGCATTATTACAGCCTGTGAACTAGATGAGCTTGTAGCTGAAAATGCAAAATTTTATGAGGATCGTGGTGAGGCATTTATGAAGGAAGAGGCAATTCGCAATGCCTCTCTATCTGCAATGCTATTTATGCTTACAGCGAAAAATCGTGGCTGGGATACTTGCCCAATGATTGGCTTTGATCAGCAACAAATGCGTGCATTATTTAATGTGCCAGAAACGCATGAGATTGTCCTGATGATTACGATTGGCAAAGAAAAGGAAAGCAGCCGTCGTTTACGTGGCTATCGAAAGCCTGTCGAAGAATTTGTCACGTATTATTAA
- a CDS encoding ring-cleaving dioxygenase — protein MNHLKGVHHVTAITSSAEENYKFFTYVLGMRLVKKTVNQDDIQTYHLFFADDKGSAGTDMTFFDFPNIPKGVHGTNEISKTSFRVPTDAALDYWVKRFDRLDVKHTGIKEQFGKKTLSFVDFDDQHYQLISDEHNTGVASGTPWQDGPIPLEYAITGLGPIFVRVANFQYFKEMLERVMLFTEIAEEGDFHLFEVGEGGNGAQIIVEYNTVLPAARQGFGTVHHAAFRVEDRAVLDEWTTRFESFGFHTSGYVNRHFFESLYTRVAPQILFELATDGPGFMGDEPYETLGEKLSLPPFLEPKREQIEKLVRPIDTVRSSETFEKEYE, from the coding sequence ATGAATCATTTAAAAGGTGTACACCATGTAACAGCTATTACAAGTAGTGCAGAAGAAAATTATAAATTTTTTACATATGTTTTAGGTATGCGTTTAGTGAAAAAAACGGTGAATCAGGATGATATTCAAACGTATCATCTATTCTTTGCAGACGATAAAGGTAGTGCAGGGACAGATATGACATTCTTCGATTTCCCCAATATTCCAAAGGGTGTACATGGTACAAATGAAATTTCGAAAACTTCCTTCCGTGTACCAACAGATGCAGCACTCGACTACTGGGTAAAACGTTTTGACCGTTTAGATGTTAAACATACTGGTATTAAAGAGCAGTTTGGTAAGAAAACATTATCCTTTGTGGATTTTGACGATCAGCACTATCAGCTTATTTCAGACGAGCATAATACAGGCGTTGCATCAGGCACACCGTGGCAAGATGGACCAATTCCATTGGAGTATGCGATTACTGGATTAGGCCCTATATTTGTTCGTGTAGCTAATTTTCAATATTTTAAAGAAATGCTAGAGAGGGTAATGCTCTTTACAGAAATTGCTGAAGAAGGCGACTTCCATCTATTTGAAGTAGGTGAAGGGGGCAATGGCGCACAAATTATTGTAGAGTATAACACAGTTTTACCAGCAGCTCGTCAAGGCTTCGGCACAGTTCACCATGCTGCCTTTCGTGTAGAGGATCGTGCTGTATTAGATGAATGGACAACTCGATTTGAAAGCTTTGGCTTCCATACATCAGGCTATGTGAATCGCCATTTCTTTGAATCTTTATATACACGAGTAGCACCACAAATTTTATTTGAGCTTGCAACAGACGGCCCTGGATTTATGGGGGATGAGCCATATGAAACATTAGGCGAGAAGCTATCATTACCACCATTTTTAGAGCCCAAGCGTGAGCAGATTGAAAAGCTTGTTCGTCCGATTGATACGGTTCGAAGCTCTGAAACATTTGAGAAAGAATATGAGTAA
- a CDS encoding MarR family winged helix-turn-helix transcriptional regulator, producing the protein MKEDNRNLKAFTVLFRAYQAIQDATKKDLLQYDLNPTEFSVLEFLYHHGEQPVQVIGKKILIASSSITYVIDKLEHKGYVLRKACPKDRRVTYILLTPEGYTLMEETFPKHEQKINEIFKVLEPQELDTMILSLKKVGKNAIKQ; encoded by the coding sequence ATGAAGGAAGATAATCGTAACTTAAAAGCGTTCACAGTTCTGTTTCGAGCATATCAAGCAATTCAGGATGCAACGAAAAAAGATTTATTACAATACGATTTAAACCCAACAGAATTTTCTGTTCTTGAATTTTTGTATCATCATGGAGAACAACCTGTTCAAGTAATTGGTAAAAAAATATTAATTGCTAGTAGCAGTATTACCTATGTAATTGATAAGCTTGAGCACAAGGGTTATGTCTTGCGCAAAGCATGTCCAAAAGATCGACGTGTTACGTATATATTACTAACACCGGAGGGATACACTTTAATGGAAGAAACATTTCCTAAGCATGAACAAAAGATCAATGAGATTTTTAAAGTATTGGAACCTCAAGAACTGGACACAATGATTTTGTCGTTAAAAAAGGTTGGCAAAAATGCTATCAAACAATAA
- a CDS encoding YusW family protein: MRIKYLLTIPMIAILLAGCNNDKEKVEDAPTNVPVEQNTTQQAGDNVTDQADYNFVEFSLDVDYSATESYEVEYENKRSGIEAKLEDDRNNERLQGDEAYTKLEPLFKQLTFESTTSNDEVIDQVIKVFNIADDYQSIEVEVEFMDGTEKEFKRIK, from the coding sequence TTGCGTATAAAATATTTATTAACAATTCCTATGATAGCGATTCTTTTAGCTGGCTGTAATAATGATAAAGAAAAGGTGGAGGACGCTCCTACAAACGTCCCTGTCGAGCAAAATACAACACAGCAGGCTGGCGATAATGTGACAGACCAAGCAGACTATAATTTTGTAGAGTTTTCATTAGATGTGGATTACTCTGCTACCGAATCATATGAGGTAGAGTATGAAAATAAAAGGTCTGGCATAGAGGCAAAGCTAGAGGATGACCGTAACAACGAAAGACTACAGGGCGATGAGGCATACACAAAATTAGAGCCATTATTTAAACAGCTCACATTTGAATCGACAACATCCAATGACGAGGTTATTGACCAAGTAATCAAAGTGTTTAATATTGCTGATGATTACCAAAGCATTGAGGTAGAGGTAGAGTTTATGGATGGCACAGAAAAAGAATTTAAACGCATCAAATAA
- a CDS encoding YcdB/YcdC domain-containing protein, giving the protein MGKFKNLGIILTSTAFTVGLLSPISQASANVKEPSEKIEILVASTETNVTKSTLIKKVHELFQGKFSFVSDDEFHLGSGHYFRDDKTIRYELSFHKTVNGKDVYGSFTFTDNDLELESFYYQPANIADAIYPAKYSEAEAQQLAYDFLKKLPNTEGYQLQPDGLSHYYNMSRPLSEPITYAFTYAPTHNNVPIMDQQISIQVLANGEVTSFYRYAKPISQATFDRVDQKKDEADILAQLRDNLSVVLRYTIDYDYQTGEPSVKLVYAPASGSNGVHALSGQWQTANGFTAGLPKVKELERISAQPLAPRKKDMTVAEVEAFAKTILKESTDKTELNIEMIDERELENGRTIYSIQYSYTQGNNSVGTNIEIDKATGELLHYQDLSREFLELDDKTTMIGSDVALSKAIDYLKEYAPSRLHEYSKPIDEATINHDSKEYMFTFPRIVNGLPVIGEEILVTIGHDGSFSSIYTINHDIQNWPSISKAIPAEQAKELYSQALELQLQYIEQNTNDNKQHYDLVYTPTFEGSSYNFIDATTGEWLITEDNSTEAAVISHPTAAKELNYLLQQNILVVKDPASFNADQAITKGEALKILLNSLTYGHYFSEGEDVQSFGNIDKKHPLYYVVEQAVRSGILKPANEFAANEQLSRQELAEWYIKLLKLEYAAKHSDIYKLNFADADSISPEYAGYIAIANAMGLMDAQQNKFNATAKVSYADLAVSTLRLARAIQENNININY; this is encoded by the coding sequence TTGGGTAAATTTAAAAACTTAGGAATCATTTTAACATCTACAGCATTTACTGTAGGTTTACTTTCACCAATCTCTCAGGCTTCTGCCAATGTAAAGGAGCCATCAGAAAAAATTGAAATTCTAGTTGCTTCAACAGAAACAAATGTGACAAAAAGTACACTGATTAAGAAAGTTCATGAACTATTCCAAGGAAAATTTAGCTTTGTATCGGATGATGAATTTCATCTAGGCAGTGGTCATTATTTTAGAGATGATAAAACGATTCGTTATGAGCTTAGCTTCCATAAAACCGTTAATGGTAAAGATGTCTATGGAAGCTTTACCTTCACGGACAATGATTTAGAGCTTGAAAGTTTTTACTATCAGCCTGCTAACATTGCAGATGCGATCTATCCAGCAAAGTATTCTGAAGCAGAGGCACAGCAGCTTGCATATGACTTCCTAAAAAAGCTACCAAATACAGAAGGATACCAGCTTCAACCAGATGGATTGAGCCACTATTATAATATGTCTAGACCATTATCGGAGCCAATTACTTATGCATTTACGTATGCGCCAACACATAATAATGTACCGATTATGGACCAGCAAATCTCTATCCAGGTGCTTGCAAATGGGGAGGTTACTAGCTTCTATCGCTATGCAAAGCCAATTAGTCAAGCTACATTTGATCGTGTTGATCAGAAAAAGGATGAAGCTGATATACTTGCACAGCTGCGTGACAACCTTTCAGTAGTGTTGCGTTATACAATTGATTATGACTATCAAACAGGCGAACCAAGTGTAAAGCTTGTTTATGCACCAGCATCAGGCTCTAATGGCGTACATGCTTTATCAGGTCAATGGCAAACAGCAAATGGCTTCACAGCTGGACTTCCAAAGGTGAAAGAATTGGAAAGGATTTCTGCTCAGCCATTAGCACCACGGAAAAAAGATATGACCGTTGCAGAGGTAGAGGCATTTGCCAAAACGATCTTAAAAGAAAGCACAGATAAGACAGAGCTAAACATTGAAATGATTGATGAAAGAGAACTCGAAAATGGAAGAACGATTTACTCTATTCAATATTCCTATACACAAGGGAATAATAGCGTTGGCACAAATATAGAAATTGATAAGGCGACAGGAGAGCTTCTTCATTATCAAGACCTTAGCAGAGAGTTTTTAGAATTAGATGACAAAACAACGATGATTGGAAGCGATGTGGCATTATCAAAAGCAATTGATTATTTAAAAGAATACGCTCCTTCACGTTTACATGAATATTCAAAGCCAATTGATGAAGCAACTATCAATCATGATAGTAAGGAATACATGTTTACATTCCCACGTATTGTCAATGGACTACCAGTAATAGGTGAAGAGATTTTAGTAACAATCGGTCATGATGGTTCATTCAGCTCAATTTATACGATCAACCATGATATTCAAAACTGGCCATCTATCAGCAAGGCAATTCCTGCTGAACAAGCAAAGGAATTGTATAGTCAAGCATTGGAGCTACAGTTGCAATATATAGAGCAAAATACAAATGATAATAAGCAGCATTATGATTTAGTATATACACCAACTTTTGAGGGTAGCTCCTATAATTTCATTGATGCGACAACAGGTGAATGGTTAATAACAGAAGATAATTCAACGGAAGCCGCTGTTATTTCCCATCCAACAGCTGCGAAGGAATTGAATTATTTGTTACAGCAAAATATTTTAGTAGTAAAGGACCCTGCAAGCTTTAATGCTGACCAAGCTATTACAAAGGGTGAAGCATTAAAAATTTTACTAAATTCTTTAACATATGGTCATTATTTTAGCGAGGGCGAGGATGTGCAATCCTTTGGTAATATTGATAAAAAGCATCCTTTATATTATGTAGTTGAACAAGCTGTACGAAGCGGTATTTTAAAGCCTGCTAACGAATTTGCAGCAAATGAACAGCTAAGTCGTCAGGAGCTTGCTGAATGGTATATTAAATTACTAAAGCTAGAGTATGCCGCAAAGCATAGCGATATTTATAAATTGAATTTTGCGGACGCAGACTCGATTAGTCCTGAATATGCAGGCTATATTGCTATAGCAAATGCAATGGGCTTAATGGATGCACAGCAAAATAAATTTAATGCTACAGCAAAGGTTTCATATGCGGATTTAGCCGTATCAACACTTCGCCTAGCACGTGCCATTCAAGAAAATAATATTAATATCAATTATTAG
- a CDS encoding glycosyl hydrolase family 18 protein, with amino-acid sequence MGQALVIPIVGSFYYVQPGDSLWSIGQRFGINYLTLAQVNGIHPNQILSIGLRLYIPQPPKTTAETLAYLEPRGTAVSETLLEQAREAGPYLTYLALFSYEVKRDGSLQKPPSQGVTQIINDTGASLAMVISNLEDFAFSGELARDIFQSTAVQDILFDNILVEAKRLGDVKDIHFDFESLPTDQRQAYNNFLRRAVEKFHAQGYTVSTALAPKTRDDTTGQWTGAHDYRAHGEIVDFALLMTYEWGYSAGPPMAVSPLPEVEAVVKYAVSEIPAHKIMLGQNLYGYDWTLPFVQGGPYAEALSPQRAIEVAKRYHAAIQYDWRAQAPFFEYYDEQGRAHMVWFEDARSIQAKFNLIKQYQLRGIGYWKLGLPFPQNWLLLGSNFNIVKK; translated from the coding sequence GTGGGGCAAGCTCTTGTCATTCCGATTGTTGGGAGCTTTTATTATGTACAGCCGGGCGATAGCTTATGGTCAATTGGACAGCGCTTCGGTATAAACTATCTAACGCTTGCTCAAGTAAATGGCATTCATCCCAATCAAATATTATCTATTGGGCTAAGGCTCTATATTCCACAACCACCCAAAACAACAGCAGAAACATTGGCATATTTAGAGCCAAGAGGAACAGCCGTTAGCGAAACACTGTTAGAGCAGGCTAGAGAAGCGGGACCGTATTTAACATATTTAGCATTGTTTAGCTATGAGGTAAAACGAGATGGTAGCTTACAGAAACCACCAAGTCAAGGTGTTACACAAATCATAAATGACACAGGAGCCTCTCTTGCAATGGTTATTTCCAATCTGGAGGATTTTGCTTTTAGTGGTGAGCTGGCACGAGATATTTTTCAAAGTACCGCCGTGCAGGATATACTCTTTGACAATATTCTTGTAGAGGCAAAGCGCTTAGGAGATGTGAAAGATATTCATTTTGATTTTGAAAGCCTACCTACTGACCAACGACAAGCCTATAATAACTTTTTAAGAAGAGCCGTTGAAAAATTTCATGCGCAAGGCTATACCGTATCTACAGCATTAGCACCTAAAACAAGAGATGACACCACAGGACAGTGGACAGGGGCACATGATTATCGAGCACATGGAGAAATTGTAGATTTTGCATTACTAATGACCTATGAATGGGGATATTCTGCAGGACCACCAATGGCTGTTTCTCCATTGCCTGAAGTGGAGGCAGTTGTGAAATATGCGGTTAGTGAGATACCCGCACATAAAATTATGCTTGGGCAAAATTTATATGGCTATGATTGGACATTACCCTTTGTACAGGGAGGACCTTATGCAGAGGCACTTAGTCCACAAAGAGCGATTGAGGTAGCAAAACGTTATCATGCTGCTATTCAATATGATTGGCGAGCTCAAGCGCCGTTCTTTGAATATTATGATGAGCAGGGCAGAGCACATATGGTATGGTTTGAAGATGCTAGGTCGATTCAAGCCAAATTTAATCTTATTAAGCAATATCAGCTTCGAGGTATTGGCTATTGGAAACTAGGGCTGCCATTCCCGCAAAACTGGTTATTACTAGGCTCAAATTTCAACATAGTAAAAAAGTAG
- a CDS encoding RNA polymerase sigma factor, which translates to MPKNTLKIERLYDLYHRDVYHFALYYTNSREEAEDITQETFFKVLKQLDKLRNKEKVKTWILSIARNTAMDIHRKQKIKRLLLEKLSWQPSIKDVPKPLEVVEQREQWQFIQEALMTLKSHDRTIIICRMLKDYTIQETAAILGISEVKVRVDFHRAMTRLRKRVGRDDL; encoded by the coding sequence TTGCCGAAGAATACGCTTAAAATAGAACGTTTGTACGACTTATATCATCGAGATGTGTATCATTTTGCGCTTTATTATACGAATAGCCGAGAGGAAGCAGAGGATATTACACAGGAAACATTTTTCAAGGTGCTAAAGCAATTAGATAAGTTGAGGAACAAAGAAAAGGTTAAAACATGGATTTTATCCATTGCTCGCAATACAGCGATGGATATACATAGAAAGCAAAAAATAAAGCGTCTTTTACTTGAGAAGCTTAGCTGGCAGCCATCTATAAAGGACGTGCCAAAGCCCTTGGAGGTCGTTGAGCAGCGTGAGCAATGGCAATTCATTCAGGAGGCATTAATGACATTAAAATCGCATGATCGCACAATTATTATTTGTCGTATGTTAAAGGACTACACCATTCAGGAAACAGCAGCGATATTGGGGATTTCAGAGGTAAAGGTACGTGTCGACTTTCACCGAGCAATGACAAGGCTTCGAAAAAGGGTGGGGAGGGATGATTTATGA